In Amycolatopsis sp. EV170708-02-1, the following are encoded in one genomic region:
- a CDS encoding NADH-quinone oxidoreductase subunit C — MPEDNTPEVPETGGEQSSAERPEAGLEPQGVRPAEPVVTGKERQGMFGVRGTGDTSGYGGVRLPAYSPPPAERPYGGWFDEFADEFYAALADNKIPAHAILQTTVDRGEITFYVSREHLVEIAKVLRDDAGLRFELLSSVSGVDYGVDVPQRLHSVYHFTSMTYRRRIRLEVTLDIEDPHVPSLVGVYPTADWQEREAWDMFGIVYDGHPALTRILMPDDWDGHPQRKDYPLGGIPVEYKGAEIPPPDQRRSYS, encoded by the coding sequence GTGCCCGAAGACAACACTCCCGAAGTCCCCGAGACGGGCGGCGAGCAGTCCAGCGCCGAGCGTCCCGAAGCCGGTCTCGAGCCCCAGGGCGTTCGCCCGGCCGAGCCGGTCGTCACCGGTAAAGAGCGCCAGGGCATGTTCGGCGTCCGCGGCACCGGTGACACCTCCGGTTACGGCGGCGTCCGCCTCCCCGCGTACAGCCCGCCCCCGGCGGAGCGCCCGTACGGCGGCTGGTTCGACGAGTTCGCCGACGAGTTCTACGCGGCCTTGGCGGACAACAAGATCCCGGCGCACGCGATCCTGCAGACGACGGTCGACCGCGGTGAGATCACCTTCTACGTCTCCCGCGAGCACCTCGTCGAGATCGCCAAGGTGCTGCGCGACGACGCCGGTCTCCGCTTCGAACTGCTCAGCTCCGTCTCCGGTGTCGACTACGGCGTCGACGTCCCGCAGCGGCTGCACTCGGTCTACCACTTCACGTCGATGACCTACCGCCGCCGCATCCGGCTGGAAGTCACCCTCGACATCGAAGACCCGCATGTCCCGTCGCTGGTCGGGGTCTACCCGACGGCCGACTGGCAGGAGCGGGAAGCCTGGGACATGTTCGGCATCGTCTACGACGGCCACCCGGCGCTGACCCGCATCCTCATGCCGGACGACTGGGACGGTCACCCCCAGCGCAAGGACTACCCGCTCGGCGGGATCCCGGTCGAATACAAGGGCGCGGAGATCCCGCCGCCGGACCAGCGGAGGTCGTACTCGTGA
- a CDS encoding NADH-quinone oxidoreductase subunit B family protein — protein sequence MGLEEKLPNGILLASLEGLVNWARKNSMWPATFGLACCAIEMMTVGGSRYDIARFGMERFSATPRQADLMIVAGRVTQKMAPVLRQIYDQMAEPKWVLAMGVCASSGGMFNNYAVVQGVDHIVPVDMYLPGCPPRPEMLLDAILKLHAKIQDEPINARRAAIRAASGERTELIASSIKYAKK from the coding sequence ATGGGCCTCGAAGAAAAACTCCCCAACGGCATCCTCCTGGCCAGCCTCGAAGGCCTGGTGAACTGGGCCCGCAAGAACTCCATGTGGCCCGCCACCTTCGGCCTCGCCTGCTGCGCGATCGAGATGATGACCGTCGGCGGCTCCCGCTACGACATCGCCCGCTTCGGCATGGAGCGCTTCAGCGCGACGCCGCGCCAGGCCGATCTGATGATCGTCGCCGGCCGCGTCACGCAGAAGATGGCGCCGGTGCTCCGCCAGATCTACGACCAGATGGCCGAGCCCAAGTGGGTGCTGGCGATGGGCGTCTGCGCCTCGTCCGGCGGCATGTTCAACAACTACGCCGTGGTGCAGGGCGTCGACCACATCGTCCCGGTCGACATGTACCTCCCCGGCTGCCCGCCGCGCCCCGAAATGCTGCTCGACGCGATCCTGAAGCTGCACGCCAAGATCCAGGACGAGCCGATCAACGCCCGCCGGGCCGCGATCCGCGCCGCCAGCGGTGAGCGCACCGAGCTGATCGCCTCCTCGATCAAGTACGCGAAGAAGTGA
- a CDS encoding NADH-quinone oxidoreductase subunit A, producing the protein MLPVLAQADTSKVPNLDMYLPLVLLFVLALAFAVLSVLLGPLVGPSRANKAKLAAYECGIEPSPQPVVGGGRMPVAYYITAMLFILFDIEMVFLYPFAVSADALGMFGLVEIVLFIATVGFAYAYVWRRGGLDWN; encoded by the coding sequence ATGTTGCCCGTGCTGGCCCAGGCGGACACCTCGAAGGTGCCCAACCTGGACATGTACCTCCCCCTGGTCCTCCTGTTCGTCCTCGCTCTCGCGTTCGCGGTGCTTTCGGTGCTGCTCGGCCCGCTCGTCGGCCCGAGCCGGGCCAACAAGGCGAAGCTCGCGGCCTACGAATGCGGTATCGAACCGTCGCCGCAGCCGGTCGTCGGCGGCGGCCGGATGCCGGTCGCGTACTACATCACCGCGATGCTGTTCATCCTGTTCGACATCGAGATGGTCTTCCTCTACCCGTTCGCGGTCTCCGCGGACGCGCTGGGCATGTTCGGCCTGGTGGAGATCGTGCTGTTCATCGCGACGGTCGGTTTCGCGTACGCCTACGTATGGCGTCGCGGCGGCCTGGATTGGAACTAG
- a CDS encoding geranylgeranyl reductase family protein encodes MTNRRNPDHDAEVIVVGAGPAGSTAATYLARAGVDVLLLEKTEFPREKVCGDGLTPRGVKQLIDLGIDTSEDAGWVHSRGLRILTGELTLELDWPDLTSYPPYGVSRTRQDFDDLLAKTAVKAGARLYERTTVTGAITSPTGRVIGVEAKVGPEKTPVSYRAPLVLACDGVSARLALSVGIQKNEKRPMGVAVRQYYKSPRHDDPFIEGHLELWDRSDPRDPKLLPGYGWAFPLGDGTVNVGLGMLSTSAAFRSTDYRALLRQWLDGTPEEWGYREENAIGKVGGAGLPMGFNRTPHYRDGLLLLGDAGGMVSPFNGEGISAAMESAQLASEFVVQALARREGPSRERALEGYPRAVAELMGGYYRLGNVFAKLIGKPKIMHAATKYGLRINAILPLVYKGLSGCYDAKGGDGVDRLIAALARATPSPR; translated from the coding sequence ATGACCAACCGTCGCAACCCTGACCACGACGCCGAAGTCATCGTCGTCGGTGCCGGACCGGCCGGCTCCACCGCCGCCACGTACCTCGCCCGCGCGGGCGTCGACGTGCTGCTGCTGGAGAAGACCGAGTTCCCGCGCGAGAAGGTGTGCGGCGACGGTCTGACCCCGCGTGGCGTCAAGCAGCTCATCGACCTGGGGATCGACACCAGCGAGGACGCGGGCTGGGTGCACAGCCGCGGCCTGCGGATCCTCACCGGCGAGCTCACGCTGGAACTGGACTGGCCGGACCTGACGAGCTACCCGCCGTACGGTGTTTCGCGGACCCGCCAGGACTTCGACGACCTGCTCGCGAAGACCGCGGTCAAGGCGGGCGCGCGGCTCTACGAGCGCACCACCGTCACCGGCGCCATCACCAGCCCGACCGGCCGCGTGATCGGCGTCGAGGCGAAGGTCGGCCCGGAAAAGACGCCGGTGAGCTATCGCGCTCCGCTGGTCCTCGCCTGCGACGGCGTCTCCGCGCGGCTCGCGCTGAGCGTCGGCATCCAGAAGAACGAGAAGCGCCCGATGGGTGTCGCGGTGCGGCAGTACTACAAGAGCCCGCGTCACGACGACCCGTTCATCGAGGGCCACCTGGAGCTGTGGGACCGCTCGGACCCGCGCGATCCGAAGCTGCTGCCCGGCTACGGCTGGGCGTTCCCGCTCGGCGACGGCACGGTGAACGTCGGCCTCGGCATGCTGTCGACGTCGGCCGCGTTCCGCAGCACCGACTACCGCGCGCTGCTGCGCCAGTGGCTCGACGGGACGCCCGAGGAATGGGGCTACCGTGAGGAGAACGCCATCGGCAAGGTCGGCGGCGCCGGTCTCCCGATGGGCTTCAACCGCACCCCGCACTACCGCGACGGCCTGCTGCTGCTCGGCGACGCGGGCGGCATGGTCAGCCCGTTCAACGGCGAGGGCATCTCGGCCGCGATGGAGTCCGCGCAGCTGGCGTCGGAGTTCGTCGTGCAGGCGCTGGCGCGGCGCGAAGGACCTTCGCGTGAGCGGGCGCTGGAGGGCTACCCGCGCGCCGTCGCGGAGCTGATGGGCGGCTACTACCGGCTCGGCAACGTGTTCGCGAAGCTGATCGGGAAGCCGAAGATCATGCACGCCGCGACGAAGTACGGGCTGCGGATCAACGCCATCCTTCCGTTGGTCTACAAGGGACTTTCGGGTTGCTACGACGCCAAGGGCGGGGACGGCGTGGACCGCCTCATCGCCGCTCTGGCGCGCGCCACTCCCTCCCCTCGCTGA
- a CDS encoding demethylmenaquinone methyltransferase, with amino-acid sequence MSRASLDKDPHEVAAMFDDVADGYDRANSFMTFGFDRRWRTITGRVLDAKRGEKVLDLAAGTGVSTVEYARNGAWCLAADFSVGMLKAGKHRGVPMVAADAMKLPFADDSFDAVTISLALRNFVDTKAALTEIARVVKPGGRLVICEVSTPTFPPIRFLHRKFIAKLLTWVGARTSSNPEAYSYLAESMLAWPDQRTLGEIIASAGWTEVEWLNLTFGVVAIHRAKKPSVNSRA; translated from the coding sequence ATGTCCCGAGCGAGTCTTGACAAGGATCCGCACGAAGTCGCCGCCATGTTCGACGACGTCGCGGACGGCTACGACCGCGCGAATTCGTTCATGACCTTCGGCTTCGACCGCCGCTGGCGCACCATCACCGGCCGGGTGCTGGACGCCAAACGCGGCGAGAAGGTGCTGGACCTCGCGGCGGGCACCGGTGTGTCCACCGTCGAGTACGCGCGCAACGGCGCGTGGTGCCTCGCGGCGGACTTCTCGGTCGGCATGCTCAAGGCGGGCAAGCATCGCGGCGTCCCGATGGTGGCCGCCGACGCGATGAAGCTGCCGTTCGCCGACGACAGCTTCGACGCGGTGACCATCTCGCTCGCGCTGCGGAACTTCGTCGACACCAAGGCCGCGCTCACCGAGATCGCGCGGGTGGTCAAACCGGGCGGCCGTCTGGTGATCTGCGAGGTGTCGACGCCCACATTCCCGCCGATCCGGTTCCTGCACCGGAAGTTCATCGCGAAGCTGCTCACCTGGGTCGGCGCCAGGACCTCGTCGAACCCCGAGGCCTACTCCTACCTGGCCGAATCCATGCTCGCGTGGCCGGATCAGCGGACCCTGGGCGAGATCATCGCGAGCGCCGGGTGGACCGAGGTGGAGTGGCTGAACCTCACGTTCGGCGTCGTCGCCATCCACCGCGCGAAGAAGCCATCCGTAAACTCGCGCGCATGA
- a CDS encoding AfsR/SARP family transcriptional regulator, translating into MRFEVLGTFSISSGSGSVPLHGRMRRTLLGVLLVRANTFVPVNVLTEALWDSKWEPRAVPKLHWHVHKLRQALPEGDRLVFDNGGYRLEVHPGELDVETFETLAGQALKTADPAQRASLIRQALTHWHGAPYEGLDVPLLSDETMRLSEHRLVLLEELYQAELDLGRHASAAVELADLVRRHPLRQRAQYLLMDALWRAGRTSDALAAYRRARRVSVDQLGLEPGPELRLLERRILAGEVAGAGAHRAPALLHRAR; encoded by the coding sequence GTGAGGTTCGAAGTACTGGGTACGTTCAGCATCTCTTCCGGTTCGGGGTCGGTCCCGCTGCACGGCCGGATGCGGAGAACGCTCCTCGGCGTGCTGCTGGTCCGAGCGAACACCTTCGTCCCGGTGAACGTGCTCACCGAGGCCCTGTGGGACAGCAAGTGGGAGCCGCGGGCGGTGCCGAAGCTGCACTGGCACGTCCACAAGCTGCGGCAGGCCCTGCCCGAGGGCGACCGGCTCGTCTTCGACAACGGCGGCTACCGGCTGGAGGTCCATCCCGGCGAACTCGACGTCGAGACCTTCGAGACGCTGGCGGGCCAGGCGCTGAAGACCGCGGACCCCGCACAGCGCGCTTCGCTGATCCGGCAGGCCCTCACGCACTGGCACGGCGCGCCCTACGAAGGCCTCGACGTCCCCCTGCTTTCGGACGAGACGATGCGTCTCTCGGAGCACCGGCTGGTCCTGCTCGAAGAGCTCTACCAGGCGGAACTCGACCTGGGGCGGCACGCGAGCGCGGCCGTCGAGCTGGCCGATCTGGTGCGGCGGCACCCCTTGCGGCAGCGTGCCCAGTACCTCCTGATGGACGCTCTGTGGCGAGCCGGGCGCACCTCCGACGCGCTGGCGGCGTACCGGCGTGCGCGCCGGGTCTCGGTCGATCAGCTCGGCCTCGAACCGGGGCCGGAACTGCGGTTGCTGGAGCGGAGGATCCTCGCCGGCGAGGTCGCGGGGGCCGGTGCGCACCGTGCCCCGGCGTTGCTTCACCGGGCCAGGTGA
- a CDS encoding glycosyltransferase family 1 protein — protein sequence MHIVQLANFYGPRSGGLRTALHHLGAGYVASGHQVTLVVPGRRYADETLPSGVRRFSLPAPQIPGTGGYRAVDPHRVRAVLKRLEPDRLEVSDRLTLRGMGVWARRNGVPSMVISHERLDRLLEQFLMPEPVARRVADVANRRMARRYDTVVCTTAFARAEFDRIAAPNVRRVPLGVDLTTFAPARRDDGWRHTLTGNADALIVHCGRLSPEKHVERSVDTVAELTEAGHRVRLVIAGDGPRRRALERRARGLPVTFLGFLSGRGDVARLLASADVSLAPGPHETFGLAALEALASGTPVVVSASSALREIVRPGCGEAVDDRAPAFAGAVTGLLESPEDARRAAARARAEEFAWPRSVRGMLSALS from the coding sequence ATGCACATCGTCCAGCTGGCCAACTTCTACGGACCACGCTCGGGCGGGCTGCGGACGGCGCTGCATCATCTCGGCGCCGGGTACGTGGCCAGCGGCCATCAGGTGACCCTCGTGGTGCCCGGGCGGCGCTACGCGGACGAAACACTGCCCTCGGGAGTCCGCCGGTTTTCCCTTCCAGCACCGCAAATCCCGGGTACGGGCGGCTATCGCGCGGTCGATCCGCATCGTGTGCGCGCGGTGCTGAAACGCCTGGAGCCGGACAGGCTCGAAGTGTCCGACAGGCTCACCCTGCGCGGCATGGGGGTCTGGGCGCGGCGCAACGGCGTACCCAGCATGGTGATCTCGCACGAGCGCCTCGACAGGCTGCTGGAGCAGTTCCTGATGCCCGAACCCGTCGCGCGGCGCGTCGCGGACGTCGCGAACCGCCGGATGGCGCGGCGGTACGACACGGTGGTCTGCACGACGGCGTTCGCCCGCGCGGAGTTCGACCGGATCGCCGCGCCGAACGTGCGGCGCGTCCCGCTCGGCGTCGACCTCACGACCTTCGCCCCGGCCCGGCGCGACGACGGCTGGCGGCACACGCTGACCGGGAACGCCGACGCGCTGATCGTCCACTGTGGACGCTTGTCGCCGGAGAAGCACGTCGAACGCAGTGTGGACACCGTCGCCGAGCTCACCGAGGCCGGGCACCGCGTACGGCTCGTCATCGCCGGAGACGGACCCAGACGGCGGGCGCTGGAACGGCGGGCGCGCGGGCTTCCGGTGACCTTCCTCGGCTTCCTCTCCGGACGCGGCGACGTCGCCCGGCTGCTGGCCAGCGCCGACGTCTCCCTCGCGCCCGGTCCACACGAGACGTTCGGGCTGGCCGCGCTGGAGGCGCTCGCTTCGGGCACGCCCGTGGTGGTCTCGGCGTCGTCGGCGCTGAGGGAGATCGTGCGGCCCGGCTGCGGCGAAGCCGTCGACGATCGCGCTCCCGCGTTCGCGGGTGCGGTCACCGGTCTCCTGGAGAGCCCCGAGGACGCCCGGCGGGCGGCGGCGCGGGCGCGCGCGGAGGAATTCGCCTGGCCGCGGTCGGTGCGGGGAATGCTCTCCGCACTCAGTTGA